The proteins below are encoded in one region of Juglans microcarpa x Juglans regia isolate MS1-56 chromosome 4D, Jm3101_v1.0, whole genome shotgun sequence:
- the LOC121260724 gene encoding trafficking protein particle complex subunit 4 produces MAAIYSLYIINKSGGLIFYKDYGSAGRMDTNDSLRVASLWHSMHAISQQLSPVAGCSGIELLEADTFDLHCFQSLTGTKFFVVCEPGTQHMEGLLKAIYELYTDYVLKNPFYEMEMPIRCELFDINLTQAVQKDRVALLGR; encoded by the exons ATGGCAGCAATTTACAGCCTCTACATTATCAACAAGTCTGGTGGCTTGATCTTTTACAAG GATTATGGATCTGCTGGACGGATGGACACAAATGATAGCTTACGAGTGGCAAGTTTATGGCACTCGATGCATGCAATTTCTCAGCAATTATCGCCAGTTGCTGGTTGTTCAGGGATTGAGCTTCTTGAAGCGGATACATTTGATCTCCATTGTTTCCAATCACTCACTG GCACAAAGTTCTTTGTGGTTTGTGAGCCTGGTACACAGCACATGGAAGGTCTCCTGAAAGCCATCTATGAGTTATACACGGATTATGTCTTGAAGAATCCCTTCTATGAGATGGAGATGCCTATAAGGTGTGAGCTTTTTGATATAAACCTAACACAGGCAGTACAGAAGGATCGGGTTGCCTTGTTGGGCCGATAA
- the LOC121260725 gene encoding ABC transporter I family member 20-like produces MIEINRLKFTYPRIDGHPLLGSTPLIDDFYLTLHAGDRCLLVGSNGAGKTIILKILAGKHMVEPHMVCILGRSAFHDTTLTSSGDLSYLGWVELLFLQWRRDVAFVGFEVPIQMDISA; encoded by the exons ATGATAGAGATCAACAGGCTGAAGTTCACGTACCCAAGAATCGACGGCCATCCTCTGCTGGGGTCCACTCCTCTGATTGACGACTTCTATCTCACCCTTCATGCTGGTGATCGTTGCCTTCTTGTTGGATCTAATGGAGCTGG aaaaactataattCTGAAGATATTGGCTGGAAAGCACATGGTGGAACCCCATATGGTTTGCATACTTGGAAGATCGGCTTTTCATGACACCACATTGACATCTTCTGGTGATCTCAGTTATCTTGGTTGGgtg gaacTATTATTTTTGCAGTGGAGACGAGATGTTGCTTTTGTGGGATTTGAGGTTCCAATACAAATGGATATTTCTGCATAA
- the LOC121260726 gene encoding ABC transporter I family member 20-like isoform X1 has translation MDDLLRFLRKECEQRGATIIYVTHIFDCLENWPSHVVYVAHGKLQITMPMEEVKGMSRLSLMRTVESWLGKERDEERRRKKERMACDLLEFDKQIEGSHVTGDPARAAVHAINNG, from the exons ATGGATGACCTTTTGAGGTTTCTAAGGAAGGAGTGCGAACAGCGAGGTGCCACAATCATCTATGTAACTCATATATTTGATTGTCTAGAGAACTGGCCATCGCATGTT GTTTACGTGGCTCATGGAAAGTTGCAAATAACAATGCCCATGGAAGAAGTTAAGGGCATGAGTAGATTGTCATTAATG AGAACAGTCGAAAGTTGGCTGGGGAAAGAAAGAGACGaggagagaaggagaaagaaagagagaatggcATGTGATCTTCTAGAATTTGACAAACAAATTGAAGGAAGTCATGTGACTGGTGATCCAGCCCGTGCTGCTGTTCATGCAATCAACAATGGGTAG
- the LOC121260726 gene encoding ABC transporter I family member 20-like isoform X2 → MLSKLLRIQVYVAHGKLQITMPMEEVKGMSRLSLMRTVESWLGKERDEERRRKKERMACDLLEFDKQIEGSHVTGDPARAAVHAINNG, encoded by the exons ATGTT GTCAAAACTATTACGTATTCAGGTTTACGTGGCTCATGGAAAGTTGCAAATAACAATGCCCATGGAAGAAGTTAAGGGCATGAGTAGATTGTCATTAATG AGAACAGTCGAAAGTTGGCTGGGGAAAGAAAGAGACGaggagagaaggagaaagaaagagagaatggcATGTGATCTTCTAGAATTTGACAAACAAATTGAAGGAAGTCATGTGACTGGTGATCCAGCCCGTGCTGCTGTTCATGCAATCAACAATGGGTAG